From one Bradyrhizobium sp. Ash2021 genomic stretch:
- a CDS encoding folylpolyglutamate synthase/dihydrofolate synthase family protein, whose amino-acid sequence MNAPAAKPQLSVGELIARLSALHPKRIDLSLDRMHRLLARLDHPERKLPPVIHVAGTNGKGSTIAYLRAILEAAGLRVHVFTSPYLVRINECYRLGDAGGGRLVGDDELRAVLEHCERANAGDPITIFEAETAAAFCLFAQHPADVVLLEVGLGGRLDSTNVIEAPLATVIAPVSMDHTEFLGDTLTAIAGEKAAIIKRDTPVICAEQFSEAMAVVEAQAGRMRAPLHAAGQQWHVSVERGRLVYQDDRGLMDLAAPKLFGRHQFDNAGLAIATLRAQSVFRIDAAAFEAGIVSAEWPARMQRLVSGALVDQGPKACEVWLDGGHNAEGGRVAAAALGDLEERVSRPLVVIAGMMANKDAAGFLANFAGLTRHIIAVPIPDRDNAMPPDRLADAARALGMRVEIAASVEAALQTLSRLAYEVPPRILITGSLYLAGHVLAINGTPPK is encoded by the coding sequence GTGAACGCACCTGCGGCCAAACCGCAGCTTTCGGTCGGCGAATTGATCGCGCGGCTGTCGGCGCTGCATCCCAAACGCATCGATCTCAGCCTCGATCGCATGCATCGGCTGCTGGCCCGGCTCGACCATCCCGAACGCAAGCTGCCGCCGGTGATTCACGTCGCCGGCACCAATGGCAAGGGATCGACGATCGCCTATCTGCGCGCGATCCTCGAGGCCGCGGGCCTTCGCGTCCATGTCTTCACCTCGCCCTATCTGGTCCGGATCAACGAGTGCTACCGACTTGGCGATGCCGGCGGCGGCCGGCTCGTTGGCGACGACGAGTTGCGCGCCGTGCTCGAGCATTGCGAGCGGGCCAATGCGGGTGATCCCATCACCATTTTCGAAGCCGAAACCGCGGCGGCCTTTTGCCTGTTCGCGCAACATCCGGCCGACGTGGTGCTGCTGGAAGTCGGTCTCGGCGGACGGCTGGATTCCACCAATGTGATCGAGGCGCCGCTCGCGACCGTGATCGCGCCGGTCAGCATGGACCACACCGAATTCCTCGGCGACACGCTGACCGCGATTGCCGGCGAGAAGGCCGCGATCATCAAGCGCGACACGCCCGTGATCTGCGCCGAGCAGTTTTCCGAGGCCATGGCGGTGGTCGAGGCACAGGCGGGTCGCATGCGCGCCCCGCTGCACGCGGCCGGGCAGCAATGGCATGTCAGCGTCGAGCGCGGGCGACTGGTCTATCAGGACGATCGTGGCCTGATGGATCTCGCCGCGCCAAAACTGTTCGGGCGGCATCAGTTCGACAATGCAGGGCTCGCGATTGCGACGTTGCGTGCACAGTCCGTTTTCAGGATCGATGCCGCGGCATTCGAGGCCGGCATCGTCAGCGCCGAATGGCCGGCACGGATGCAGCGCCTGGTATCGGGCGCGCTGGTCGATCAGGGGCCAAAGGCTTGCGAGGTCTGGCTCGACGGCGGGCACAATGCCGAGGGCGGGCGCGTCGCCGCGGCGGCGCTCGGCGATCTCGAGGAGCGGGTGTCGCGCCCGCTGGTGGTCATCGCAGGCATGATGGCGAACAAGGATGCGGCCGGGTTCCTCGCCAATTTCGCAGGATTGACACGTCATATCATCGCCGTGCCGATACCGGATCGCGACAACGCGATGCCGCCGGACCGGCTGGCGGACGCCGCGCGCGCGCTCGGGATGCGCGTGGAGATCGCAGCCAGCGTCGAAGCCGCGCTGCAGACGCTGTCGCGCCTCGCCTATGAAGTGCCGCCGCGCATCCTGATTACAGGCTCGCTGTATCTCGCAGGCCATGTGCTGGCCATCAACGGCACGCCGCCGAAGTAA
- the accD gene encoding acetyl-CoA carboxylase, carboxyltransferase subunit beta → MNWLTNVVRPKIRNILRRETPENLWIKCPDSGQLVFYKDVEANQFVIPGSNYHMRMGAAARLKSIFDNETWYDIALPDVSADPLKFRDERKYVDRIKDARAKTGLNDAIKVGYGKLEGAGVVVAVQDFDFMGGSLGMAAGEAIVRGLELAVEKKSPFIVFAASGGARMQEGILSLMQMPRTTVGVQMLREAKLPYIVVLTNPTTGGVTASYAMLGDVQIAEPGALIGFAGARVIEQTIREKLPEGFQRAEYLRDHGMVDMVVHRHEMRPTLARLCRLLMKSPALETASKPAPQVIDPAQIVQAPDAVPAAPHA, encoded by the coding sequence ATGAATTGGCTCACCAACGTCGTCCGGCCGAAGATCCGCAACATCCTGCGCCGCGAAACGCCCGAGAATTTGTGGATCAAGTGCCCGGATTCCGGGCAGCTCGTGTTCTACAAGGACGTCGAGGCCAATCAGTTCGTGATTCCCGGCTCGAACTACCACATGCGCATGGGCGCGGCAGCGCGGCTGAAATCGATCTTCGACAACGAGACCTGGTACGACATCGCGCTGCCGGACGTGTCCGCCGATCCGCTGAAATTCCGCGACGAGCGCAAGTATGTCGACCGCATCAAGGATGCCCGCGCAAAAACCGGCCTGAACGATGCCATCAAGGTCGGCTATGGCAAGCTCGAAGGCGCCGGCGTCGTCGTCGCGGTGCAGGATTTCGATTTCATGGGCGGCTCGCTCGGCATGGCCGCGGGCGAAGCGATCGTGCGCGGGCTCGAGCTCGCGGTCGAGAAGAAGTCGCCGTTCATCGTATTCGCCGCGTCCGGCGGCGCGCGGATGCAGGAAGGCATTTTGTCGCTGATGCAGATGCCGCGCACCACCGTCGGTGTGCAGATGCTGCGCGAGGCGAAGCTGCCCTACATCGTGGTGCTGACCAATCCGACCACCGGCGGCGTCACCGCGTCCTATGCCATGCTGGGCGATGTGCAGATCGCCGAGCCCGGCGCGCTGATCGGCTTTGCCGGCGCACGCGTCATCGAGCAGACCATTCGCGAGAAATTGCCGGAAGGATTCCAGCGCGCCGAATATCTGCGCGACCACGGCATGGTCGACATGGTGGTGCATCGCCACGAGATGCGTCCGACGCTGGCGCGGCTCTGCCGCTTGCTGATGAAGTCGCCGGCGCTGGAAACCGCCTCGAAGCCCGCACCGCAGGTTATCGATCCGGCCCAGATCGTGCAGGCTCCGGACGCGGTGCCGGCAGCGCCCCACGCGTGA
- the trpA gene encoding tryptophan synthase subunit alpha produces MTTRIDARFAELAKQGRSTFVTFLMAGDPDPKTSLDIIKALPKAGADIIEIGMPFTDPMADGPSIQAAGLRALKAGMTLKKTLEMVRGFRKDDNATPLVLMGYYNPIYIYGVDKFLVDAKAAGVDGLIIVDLPPEEDTELCLPAMKAGLNFIRLATPTTDDKRLPAVLANTSGFVYYVSITGITGSASADSNAVGEAVARIKRHTKLPVCVGFGIRTPEAARAIAENANGAVVGTALVDALRASLDAEGRATAKTVPAVADLVSSLAQGVRGARQAAE; encoded by the coding sequence ATGACCACCCGCATCGACGCACGCTTTGCCGAACTCGCCAAACAGGGCCGCTCGACGTTTGTCACCTTCCTGATGGCGGGCGATCCCGATCCAAAGACTTCGCTCGATATCATCAAGGCGCTGCCGAAGGCGGGTGCCGACATTATCGAGATCGGCATGCCCTTCACCGATCCGATGGCCGACGGGCCGTCGATTCAGGCGGCGGGTCTGCGCGCGCTGAAGGCCGGCATGACGTTGAAGAAGACGCTGGAGATGGTGCGCGGCTTCCGCAAGGACGACAACGCGACGCCGCTGGTGCTGATGGGTTATTACAATCCGATCTACATCTACGGCGTCGACAAGTTCCTGGTCGATGCGAAGGCCGCCGGCGTCGACGGATTGATCATCGTCGATCTGCCGCCGGAGGAGGACACCGAATTGTGCCTGCCGGCGATGAAGGCCGGGCTCAATTTCATCCGCCTGGCGACACCGACCACCGACGACAAGCGGCTGCCCGCGGTGCTCGCGAATACGTCGGGCTTTGTCTATTACGTTTCGATCACCGGCATCACCGGCAGCGCCAGCGCCGACTCCAACGCGGTCGGCGAGGCCGTCGCGCGCATCAAGCGGCATACCAAGCTGCCGGTCTGCGTCGGCTTCGGCATCCGCACGCCGGAGGCCGCACGCGCGATCGCCGAAAATGCCAATGGCGCCGTGGTCGGCACCGCGCTGGTCGATGCCTTGCGCGCCAGCCTCGATGCCGAAGGGCGCGCGACCGCCAAAACCGTACCCGCCGTGGCCGATCTGGTATCCTCGCTGGCCCAGGGCGTCCGGGGAGCCAGACAGGCCGCAGAATAA